In one Vulgatibacter incomptus genomic region, the following are encoded:
- the ureG gene encoding urease accessory protein UreG has translation MHRGNPLRVGIGGPVGSGKTALVEALCKRMRDRWELGVITNDIYTKEDMEILLRAQALAPERIRGVETGGCPHTAIREDASINLEAIARLVSELPELEAIFIESGGDNLAATFSPELSDLTLYVIDVAGGEKIPRKGGPGITRSDLLVINKTDLAQHVGASLDVMARDAARQRGDRPFVFTCLKTGDGVDRVVDFIRTRGVLEPR, from the coding sequence ATGCATCGGGGAAATCCGTTGCGGGTCGGGATCGGCGGTCCCGTCGGCTCGGGGAAGACCGCTCTCGTCGAGGCGCTCTGCAAGCGCATGCGCGATCGCTGGGAGCTGGGCGTGATCACGAACGACATCTACACGAAGGAGGACATGGAGATCCTCCTGCGGGCCCAGGCGCTGGCGCCCGAGCGGATCCGCGGCGTGGAGACGGGAGGCTGCCCGCACACCGCCATCCGCGAGGACGCCTCGATCAACCTCGAGGCGATCGCGCGCCTCGTCTCCGAGCTGCCGGAACTCGAAGCGATCTTCATCGAGAGCGGGGGCGACAACCTCGCCGCGACCTTCAGCCCGGAGCTCTCGGACCTGACGCTCTACGTGATCGACGTGGCGGGCGGCGAGAAGATCCCGCGAAAAGGAGGCCCGGGGATCACGCGCTCGGATCTGCTCGTCATCAACAAGACCGACCTCGCGCAGCACGTCGGCGCGTCTCTCGACGTGATGGCCCGCGACGCGGCCCGGCAGCGAGGCGACAGGCCCTTCGTCTTCACCTGCCTGAAGACGGGCGACGGCGTCGACAGGGTCGTGGACTTCATCCGAACCAGGGGGGTCCTCGAGCCACGATGA
- a CDS encoding urease accessory protein UreF yields MQRAPTGDLASLARLLQLASPSLPVGGYGYSQGLESALHQGLARTPDEVERWIADHLVLVLGRCDAPYWWRLARAFAAGDLAEAARWNEEYLACRDGAEPRNETRQMGFSLVRMLEEVEGEALPGAWKGEVSYLAASAHLAVRWSLPLPDALLGHLWSWLDAQVLAWLKTGAAGQMAGRRMLSRLADALPGIVESSEAASDDELQSFSPGLALAGYAHEIQDGRMFRS; encoded by the coding sequence ATGCAGCGCGCTCCCACCGGCGATCTGGCCTCTCTCGCCCGCCTGCTGCAGCTCGCGAGCCCGAGCCTGCCGGTGGGTGGCTACGGCTACTCGCAAGGCCTCGAATCGGCGCTGCACCAAGGCCTCGCCCGCACGCCGGACGAAGTGGAGCGTTGGATCGCCGACCATCTCGTCCTCGTGCTCGGCCGATGCGACGCGCCCTACTGGTGGCGCCTCGCGCGCGCCTTCGCCGCTGGGGATCTCGCCGAAGCGGCGCGGTGGAACGAGGAGTACCTCGCGTGCAGGGACGGCGCGGAGCCGCGAAACGAGACGAGGCAGATGGGCTTCTCCCTCGTCCGGATGCTGGAGGAGGTCGAGGGAGAGGCGCTGCCGGGCGCGTGGAAGGGCGAGGTCTCGTACCTCGCCGCCTCCGCCCATCTCGCCGTCCGCTGGTCGCTTCCGCTGCCCGATGCGCTGCTCGGCCACCTGTGGTCGTGGCTGGACGCGCAGGTCCTTGCCTGGCTCAAGACCGGCGCCGCCGGGCAGATGGCGGGGCGGCGGATGCTCTCGAGGCTCGCCGACGCGCTGCCCGGGATCGTCGAGTCGAGCGAGGCCGCCTCCGACGACGAGCTCCAGAGCTTTTCACCGGGCCTGGCCCTGGCCGGCTACGCCCACGAGATCCAGGACGGACGCATGTTCCGCTCCTGA
- the ureE gene encoding urease accessory protein UreE — translation MITLREILPREGGVEDEVVLPFEQRRHSRLRVVLASGRDAAILLARGASMRDGDRLGGSDASGALIAVRVIAAPEDVYRVTGDGLIRAAYHLGNRHVPLELGDGFLRLERDPVLRELLEGLGFEVAEAREGFDPEPGAYGGRHGHAHAHEHEHEHA, via the coding sequence TTGATCACGCTCCGCGAGATCCTGCCCCGCGAAGGCGGCGTCGAGGACGAGGTCGTCCTCCCTTTCGAACAGAGGCGCCACAGCCGGCTGCGCGTGGTCCTCGCCTCGGGGCGCGACGCGGCGATCCTCCTGGCCAGGGGCGCGTCCATGCGCGACGGCGATCGCCTCGGCGGGAGCGACGCTTCCGGAGCGCTGATCGCGGTTCGCGTGATCGCCGCCCCCGAGGACGTCTACCGGGTGACGGGCGACGGTCTGATCCGGGCGGCCTACCACCTGGGCAACCGGCACGTGCCCCTCGAGCTCGGCGACGGTTTCCTCCGCCTCGAGCGCGACCCCGTGCTCCGCGAGCTGCTCGAGGGTCTCGGCTTCGAGGTGGCCGAGGCGCGGGAAGGCTTCGATCCCGAGCCGGGCGCCTACGGCGGTCGCCACGGCCATGCCCACGCGCACGAGCACGAGCACGAGCACGCGTGA
- the ureC gene encoding urease subunit alpha, whose product MKISRKAYAEHYGPTTGDRIRLADTDLWIQIERDFTVYGEEVVFGGGRVIRDGMGQSQALRADCVDTVITNAVIVDHWGIVKADVGLKDGRIAGIGKAGNPDIQPGVTVVIGASTEVIAGEGLILTAGGIDTHVHFICPQQAEEALTSGITTMIGGGTGPAAGTTATSVTPGAWNIGRMLQAVEGLPVNIGLLGKGNVSQPGPLVEQIEAGAIGFKLHEDWGSTPKAIDTCLSVAEQMDVQASLHADTLNEGGFVENTIAAFKGRTIHSYHTEGAGGGHAPDIIRVCGEPNVLPSSTTPTLPFTVNTLDEHLDMVMVCHHLSPAIPEDLAFAESRIRRETIAAEDLLHDMGALSMMSSDSQAMGRIGEILTRTWQTAHKMKKQLGSLQGDGPDNDNVRVKRYVAKTSINPALAQGIAHEVGSVDLGKIADLVLWRPAFFGIKPTMVLKGGVIATALMGDPNASIYTPEPVHYRPMFGSFGGALERSCFTFVSRAAASNGVGERLGLRRTLIPVAGTRTVKKRDMIHNHALPKIEVDPETYEVRADGRLLWAEPLDVLPMAQRYFLF is encoded by the coding sequence GTGAAGATCTCCCGAAAGGCGTATGCGGAGCACTACGGTCCGACCACTGGCGATCGCATCCGGCTGGCGGACACCGACCTCTGGATCCAGATCGAGCGGGACTTCACCGTCTACGGCGAGGAGGTGGTGTTCGGCGGCGGGAGGGTGATCCGGGACGGAATGGGGCAGAGCCAGGCCCTTCGCGCGGATTGTGTGGACACCGTGATCACCAACGCCGTGATCGTGGACCACTGGGGAATCGTGAAGGCCGACGTCGGTCTGAAGGACGGGCGGATCGCGGGCATCGGCAAGGCGGGGAACCCCGACATCCAGCCCGGCGTGACGGTCGTGATCGGCGCGTCGACCGAGGTGATCGCGGGCGAGGGCCTGATCCTCACCGCGGGTGGGATCGACACGCACGTCCACTTCATCTGCCCGCAGCAGGCCGAGGAGGCGCTGACGTCGGGGATCACCACGATGATCGGCGGCGGCACCGGTCCCGCCGCGGGCACGACTGCGACCTCGGTGACGCCGGGCGCATGGAACATCGGGCGCATGCTCCAGGCCGTCGAGGGGCTCCCCGTGAACATCGGCCTCCTCGGCAAGGGCAACGTCAGCCAGCCGGGTCCCCTGGTCGAGCAGATCGAGGCAGGCGCGATCGGCTTCAAGCTCCACGAGGACTGGGGATCGACGCCGAAGGCGATCGACACTTGCCTGAGCGTCGCGGAGCAGATGGACGTGCAGGCGTCGCTCCACGCGGACACCTTGAACGAGGGCGGCTTCGTCGAGAACACCATCGCCGCGTTCAAGGGCCGGACGATCCACAGCTATCACACGGAGGGTGCGGGCGGAGGACACGCGCCGGACATCATCCGGGTCTGCGGCGAGCCGAATGTGCTCCCGTCGTCCACTACGCCGACCCTGCCGTTCACCGTGAACACCCTCGACGAGCACCTCGACATGGTGATGGTCTGTCACCACCTGAGTCCCGCGATCCCCGAAGATCTCGCCTTCGCGGAGTCGAGGATCCGCCGGGAGACGATCGCGGCGGAGGATCTCCTCCACGACATGGGCGCGCTCAGCATGATGTCGTCGGACTCGCAGGCGATGGGCCGCATCGGCGAGATCCTGACCCGCACCTGGCAGACCGCGCACAAGATGAAGAAGCAGCTCGGATCGCTCCAGGGCGACGGCCCGGACAACGACAACGTCCGCGTGAAGCGCTACGTGGCCAAGACCTCGATCAACCCGGCGCTCGCCCAGGGGATCGCCCACGAGGTCGGCTCCGTGGACCTGGGCAAGATCGCCGATCTCGTCCTGTGGCGGCCCGCGTTCTTTGGCATCAAGCCCACGATGGTGCTGAAGGGCGGCGTGATCGCGACGGCGCTGATGGGTGATCCCAACGCTTCGATCTACACGCCGGAGCCCGTGCACTACCGGCCGATGTTCGGCTCCTTCGGCGGCGCGCTGGAGCGGTCTTGCTTCACTTTCGTCTCGCGGGCCGCAGCGTCGAACGGGGTCGGCGAGAGGCTCGGCCTGCGCCGGACGCTGATCCCGGTGGCGGGAACGCGCACGGTGAAGAAGCGCGACATGATCCACAACCACGCGCTGCCGAAGATCGAGGTCGATCCGGAGACCTACGAGGTACGGGCGGACGGGAGGCTCCTCTGGGCGGAGCCTCTCGACGTCCTGCCGATGGCGCAGCGCTACTTCCTCTTCTGA
- a CDS encoding urease subunit beta, giving the protein MIPGEVRTMPGEIELNEGRPAISLEVTNTGDRPIQVGSHYHFAEVNDALTFDRFKATGRRLDIAAGTAIRFEPGQTRTVELVELGGRRFVFGFAGRTMGKLP; this is encoded by the coding sequence ATGATTCCAGGCGAAGTCCGCACGATGCCCGGGGAGATCGAGCTGAACGAAGGCCGGCCCGCGATCTCCCTCGAGGTGACGAACACGGGAGATCGGCCGATCCAGGTGGGCTCGCATTACCACTTCGCGGAGGTGAACGACGCGCTCACCTTCGATCGTTTCAAGGCGACGGGCCGTCGCCTCGACATCGCGGCGGGCACCGCGATCCGCTTCGAGCCCGGGCAGACGCGCACCGTGGAGCTCGTCGAACTCGGCGGCCGCCGCTTCGTATTCGGCTTCGCCGGACGGACGATGGGGAAGCTGCCGTGA
- a CDS encoding urease subunit gamma has translation MRLSPKEKDKLLIFTASLVAERRKARGLKLNHPEAVAYLAAALMEGARDGKTVAELMTWGATLLGRDDVLEGVPEMIEMIQVEATFPDGTKLVTVHEPIR, from the coding sequence GTGAGGCTGTCGCCGAAAGAGAAAGACAAGCTCCTGATCTTCACCGCGTCGCTGGTGGCCGAGAGGCGCAAGGCGCGGGGCCTGAAGCTGAACCATCCCGAAGCGGTGGCCTACCTCGCCGCCGCCCTCATGGAGGGCGCGAGGGACGGGAAGACCGTCGCCGAGCTGATGACCTGGGGCGCGACCCTCCTCGGCCGCGACGACGTCCTCGAGGGCGTGCCCGAGATGATCGAGATGATCCAGGTAGAGGCCACCTTTCCCGACGGGACCAAGCTGGTCACGGTCCACGAGCCGATCCGCTGA
- a CDS encoding urease accessory protein UreD: MRVEAPNEGRRWRAELALDFRRERGRTVLRQRRYGPLVVQRALYPEGPDPCHAVVLHPPGGIAGGDDLRLRLELGPGSHALVTTPGAGRWYRTTGLEASQRVSIVADGATIEWLPQETIVYDAARARMETEVELRGGGRFLGWEILCLGRTASGERFERGAIRQRTIIRRDGKLVWSERGALTGGDPLLASALGMRGRSVLATLILAGDAPGPDAIAACRAIAPEEDGADTGLSCFEGLVLARYLGRSSERAKRWLRALWRILRPAGLGREAEIPRIWNT, translated from the coding sequence ATGCGAGTCGAGGCCCCGAACGAAGGACGACGCTGGCGCGCGGAGCTGGCTCTCGACTTTCGCCGCGAGCGGGGCCGCACGGTCCTTCGCCAACGCCGGTACGGCCCGTTGGTGGTGCAGCGGGCGCTCTACCCCGAAGGGCCGGATCCCTGCCACGCGGTTGTGCTGCACCCGCCCGGCGGAATCGCTGGCGGAGACGACCTCCGCCTGCGGCTCGAGCTCGGCCCCGGATCCCACGCCCTCGTGACTACGCCTGGCGCCGGCCGTTGGTACCGCACCACGGGCCTCGAGGCCTCGCAGCGGGTGTCGATCGTCGCCGACGGCGCGACGATCGAGTGGCTCCCGCAGGAGACGATCGTCTACGACGCCGCTCGCGCGCGGATGGAGACCGAGGTCGAGCTGCGCGGCGGCGGGCGCTTCCTGGGTTGGGAGATCCTCTGCCTCGGCCGCACCGCCTCGGGGGAGCGCTTCGAGAGGGGCGCCATCCGTCAGCGGACCATCATCCGCCGTGACGGAAAGCTCGTCTGGAGCGAGCGTGGCGCCCTCACAGGAGGCGATCCGCTCCTCGCGTCGGCGCTCGGCATGAGGGGCCGGAGCGTCCTCGCCACGCTGATCCTGGCCGGCGACGCGCCGGGTCCGGACGCCATCGCCGCATGCCGAGCGATCGCCCCCGAGGAGGACGGCGCCGACACGGGCCTCTCATGCTTCGAGGGGCTGGTGCTGGCCCGGTACCTGGGCCGATCGAGCGAGCGGGCGAAGCGCTGGCTCCGTGCGCTCTGGCGGATCCTCCGCCCGGCAGGCCTGGGCCGCGAAGCGGAAATCCCGCGGATCTGGAACACGTGA
- a CDS encoding DUF1275 family protein yields the protein MSVPEAPSRGRLATAWLLLLTLTAGSVDANSFYELQVFTANMTGNAVLLGIAIGSGAGASAVRSAFALAGFSFGACAGAAALRRRSPAEAWSIRAATATAIEAAILLAGFIVLRLENFEPSTGNALAVVVLVSVAMGLQSGVVWRLRIPGVSTTFVTGTIIGLMSGLTDGPAAHPPRGESGQRLAVRTSWQRMAALQAATFVVYGAGAALTGLVHSSSALWAQLVPLAGIAAAILVSVEAHREKSHR from the coding sequence ATGTCGGTTCCGGAGGCTCCATCTCGCGGCAGGCTCGCGACCGCCTGGCTCCTCTTGCTGACGCTGACGGCCGGAAGTGTCGACGCGAACTCCTTCTACGAGCTCCAGGTCTTCACGGCCAACATGACCGGCAACGCCGTGCTCCTCGGGATCGCCATCGGCTCTGGCGCGGGCGCCTCCGCCGTTCGATCGGCCTTCGCCCTGGCGGGGTTCAGCTTCGGGGCGTGCGCCGGCGCAGCCGCCCTTCGGAGGCGCTCGCCCGCCGAGGCGTGGAGCATCCGCGCCGCGACCGCCACCGCGATCGAGGCCGCGATCCTGCTGGCGGGGTTCATCGTCCTTCGGCTCGAGAACTTCGAACCGTCTACGGGAAACGCCCTGGCGGTGGTCGTCCTCGTCTCCGTCGCGATGGGGCTGCAGAGCGGCGTGGTCTGGAGGCTGAGGATCCCGGGCGTGAGCACCACCTTCGTCACGGGCACGATCATCGGCCTGATGTCGGGGCTGACCGACGGACCCGCGGCGCACCCTCCTCGCGGCGAATCCGGCCAGCGGCTCGCGGTTCGGACGAGCTGGCAACGGATGGCCGCGCTCCAGGCCGCGACCTTCGTCGTCTATGGAGCAGGCGCGGCGCTGACTGGGCTGGTCCATTCGTCGTCGGCCCTCTGGGCACAGCTCGTGCCCCTCGCGGGGATCGCCGCCGCGATCCTCGTGTCGGTCGAGGCCCATCGGGAAAAATCGCACCGCTGA
- a CDS encoding DUF2332 family protein, translating to MELVEELEAQRNMIGARVPAYGRLLSEIAALRGTDAWTRLETALSQRPSFATYGRPLLLLAALRFDSLSEGPSHPLWGAISDASPSPLGFGRDEVLAALEPSRSRMWDALRTRYVQTNETTRAVAWLWPASFIDGPLALVDLGASAGLNLIADALPRVWQTAGGDAIPTLADGSRIARRLGLDARPIDASREEEALWLRSCVWPGEAARLERLDASIAAFRVAVNAPGGPVLEATPASRMPSRLADLGGEVGPGVTILAYQTIVRDYFAPAEREAYEAGMHEWLRSRPPGRALWVELETVPDGTKELPSAIVVHAVDGRGETRSLFFGRCSFHPRIVFEDALGTTELRALLSP from the coding sequence ATGGAATTGGTAGAGGAGCTCGAGGCGCAGCGCAACATGATCGGGGCGCGGGTGCCGGCATACGGGAGGCTTCTCTCCGAGATCGCTGCGCTCCGAGGCACGGACGCCTGGACCCGCCTGGAGACCGCGCTCTCGCAGCGACCCTCCTTCGCCACCTACGGGCGGCCGCTGCTGCTGCTCGCGGCCCTCCGCTTCGATTCGCTCTCGGAAGGGCCCTCGCACCCGCTCTGGGGCGCGATCTCCGACGCCTCGCCCTCGCCCCTGGGCTTTGGCCGGGACGAGGTGCTGGCCGCGCTCGAGCCTTCGCGGAGCCGGATGTGGGACGCGCTCCGCACCCGATACGTGCAGACCAACGAGACCACCCGGGCGGTGGCCTGGCTCTGGCCGGCATCGTTTATCGACGGCCCCCTGGCCCTCGTCGATCTCGGAGCGAGCGCGGGGCTGAACCTGATCGCCGACGCGCTGCCCCGGGTCTGGCAGACCGCGGGCGGCGACGCGATCCCGACCCTCGCGGACGGCTCTCGCATCGCGCGCCGCCTCGGCCTCGATGCGCGGCCGATCGACGCCAGCCGCGAAGAGGAGGCGCTCTGGCTGCGGTCGTGTGTGTGGCCCGGAGAGGCGGCGCGGCTCGAGCGGCTCGACGCGTCGATCGCGGCGTTCCGGGTGGCGGTCAACGCACCCGGTGGACCCGTGCTCGAGGCCACGCCGGCGAGCCGGATGCCTTCGCGCCTCGCCGATCTCGGCGGGGAGGTCGGCCCCGGCGTGACGATCCTCGCCTACCAGACGATCGTCCGGGACTACTTCGCGCCGGCGGAGCGGGAGGCCTACGAGGCGGGCATGCACGAATGGCTGCGCTCGCGTCCGCCCGGGCGTGCGCTCTGGGTCGAGCTCGAGACGGTGCCCGACGGCACGAAGGAGCTGCCGTCGGCGATCGTCGTCCACGCGGTGGATGGAAGGGGAGAGACGCGCTCGCTCTTCTTCGGGCGCTGCTCGTTCCATCCGCGGATCGTCTTCGAGGACGCGCTCGGCACCACCGAGCTCCGGGCGCTGCTCTCGCCCTGA
- a CDS encoding outer membrane beta-barrel protein, whose translation MKRLLSALAVASLVGIAAPAHARLELDSPGAHEGFYLRMGLGPSALKFGVDGLDVKGTGVGFNLALGGTIAPNLILFGEVTSSAASNPTVAQGGDIWRADRSSFAVVSIGPGLTYYFMPANVFLSGSLLLTQVQFSDMYSREDTEYGPGARLALGKEWLVGRNWGLGLAADAAWSSIPPTNPSSGAKNATTTSFGLSFSATYN comes from the coding sequence ATGAAACGCCTACTTTCGGCTCTCGCCGTTGCCTCGCTCGTCGGAATCGCCGCTCCCGCCCATGCCCGCCTGGAGCTCGATTCCCCAGGGGCGCACGAGGGGTTCTACCTGCGCATGGGCTTGGGCCCCAGCGCTCTCAAATTCGGGGTCGATGGTCTCGACGTAAAAGGTACCGGGGTGGGCTTCAACTTGGCGCTGGGAGGTACGATCGCGCCGAACTTGATTCTCTTCGGAGAGGTCACGAGCTCCGCAGCCTCGAATCCGACGGTCGCCCAGGGAGGTGATATCTGGCGCGCCGACAGAAGCTCCTTCGCGGTCGTCTCCATCGGACCTGGACTGACCTACTATTTCATGCCTGCGAACGTCTTCCTCTCCGGGTCCCTCCTCCTCACCCAGGTGCAGTTCTCGGACATGTACTCGAGGGAAGATACCGAATACGGGCCCGGCGCCCGCCTCGCGCTCGGCAAGGAATGGCTGGTGGGACGGAACTGGGGCCTGGGGCTCGCCGCCGACGCTGCGTGGTCCAGCATCCCGCCTACGAACCCGTCGAGCGGTGCGAAGAACGCAACGACCACGTCGTTCGGCCTGTCGTTCAGCGCCACCTACAACTGA
- a CDS encoding alpha/beta fold hydrolase — protein MYSFDNRGVGRSTPLGCGKQTDDVKPVCLEELATRWGDGLQHFSTTAAAIDIGMLIQSLRVEGTPEYVWGGSYGTLVANRYLSLFPDQAAGAILDSICPAEGCRTILHRDESVEKLARRVLENCEADAFCTSKLTSDPWGLLERLMQKLEDGHCGGVIAGPGEKNFLSAVFAQTFADPVLIEVGLAAIYRFDRCAPADVAALQHLALLLFSPSQGAGTDPWDPSPYLNRHVVFSEFWEDALTPASLREESRNRIVTMGTGERWADRRESWPWPLYDVPVSLKRWADTSIPLLFLNGTLDYATPDWDLGGVEGYLSGPSQNLVVVPFKGHMTMLDVYGEVDACVASIATSFVQTPGRAPDVGCLAGRRFPDVRSNVSMARWAMGTNNLWENPSLIVATPDDDELTAEPPPGAVEALRRARRLLED, from the coding sequence GTGTATTCCTTCGACAACCGCGGGGTGGGCCGATCGACGCCCCTGGGTTGCGGCAAGCAGACCGACGACGTGAAACCCGTGTGTCTCGAAGAGCTGGCGACGCGTTGGGGCGACGGGCTCCAGCACTTCTCCACCACGGCGGCTGCGATTGACATCGGGATGCTGATCCAGTCACTCCGTGTGGAAGGGACGCCCGAGTACGTGTGGGGCGGATCGTACGGAACCCTCGTGGCGAATCGTTACCTGAGCCTCTTCCCCGACCAAGCGGCCGGCGCGATCCTCGACTCGATCTGCCCGGCGGAAGGCTGCCGGACGATCCTGCACCGCGACGAGTCGGTCGAGAAGCTCGCACGCCGTGTGCTGGAGAATTGCGAAGCCGATGCGTTCTGCACCAGCAAGCTCACGTCCGATCCCTGGGGACTCCTCGAGCGTCTCATGCAGAAGCTCGAGGACGGCCACTGCGGCGGAGTGATCGCGGGACCGGGGGAGAAGAACTTCCTCTCCGCCGTCTTCGCCCAGACCTTCGCGGATCCGGTGCTCATCGAAGTCGGCCTCGCGGCGATCTACCGATTCGATCGCTGCGCTCCGGCCGACGTCGCCGCGCTCCAGCACCTGGCACTGCTCCTCTTCTCCCCGAGCCAGGGGGCGGGGACCGACCCATGGGATCCCTCCCCGTACCTCAACCGCCACGTGGTGTTCTCGGAGTTCTGGGAGGATGCCTTGACGCCGGCGTCCCTGCGCGAGGAGTCGAGGAATCGGATCGTCACGATGGGGACGGGAGAGCGGTGGGCCGACCGGAGAGAGAGCTGGCCGTGGCCTCTGTACGACGTGCCGGTATCGCTGAAGCGTTGGGCCGACACGTCGATTCCGCTGCTCTTCCTGAACGGTACCCTCGACTACGCGACGCCCGACTGGGATCTCGGGGGCGTCGAAGGGTACCTCTCCGGGCCTTCACAGAACCTCGTGGTGGTTCCGTTCAAGGGGCACATGACGATGCTGGACGTCTATGGCGAAGTCGATGCCTGCGTCGCGTCGATCGCGACGTCGTTCGTACAGACTCCCGGTAGAGCCCCCGACGTGGGATGTCTCGCCGGCCGCCGCTTCCCCGACGTGCGCAGCAACGTGTCGATGGCGCGCTGGGCGATGGGGACGAACAACCTCTGGGAGAACCCTTCGCTCATCGTGGCGACGCCCGATGACGACGAGCTCACGGCCGAGCCGCCCCCGGGTGCCGTCGAGGCGCTGAGGCGCGCCCGGCGATTGCTGGAGGACTGA
- a CDS encoding DUF2293 domain-containing protein, translated as MSEESLVVSPTADPRLVRLPDGRTASPPKGWALLPPGDPGMTRRVKAAGPSWTVIEQKGRKKFSKGVWAPAAHIEAAKAELEVERADPAYARRREQDAARRVKKQDAYVHDFADSVFRLLRFSRTFHARAIELAAAVTAHATPVGSGTVARTERIPVEQRAEAAVIAWMRHQTTAYDDMKVARVKGARREVRRELAEISRAVLELHRRDVPHGVASCPLCSALARLPA; from the coding sequence ATGAGCGAAGAGAGCCTCGTCGTTTCCCCAACTGCCGATCCCCGCCTCGTCCGATTGCCGGATGGCAGGACGGCGAGCCCGCCCAAGGGCTGGGCGCTGCTGCCGCCCGGCGATCCGGGGATGACCCGCCGCGTGAAGGCGGCTGGGCCGAGCTGGACGGTGATCGAGCAGAAGGGGCGGAAGAAGTTCTCGAAGGGCGTGTGGGCGCCGGCGGCGCACATCGAGGCGGCGAAGGCGGAGCTCGAGGTCGAGCGCGCGGACCCCGCCTACGCGCGCCGCAGGGAGCAGGACGCCGCGCGCCGGGTGAAGAAGCAGGACGCCTACGTCCACGACTTCGCGGACTCGGTCTTCCGCTTGCTGCGCTTCTCCCGGACCTTCCACGCCCGCGCGATCGAGCTGGCGGCGGCGGTGACTGCACACGCCACGCCGGTGGGCTCGGGGACGGTGGCCCGCACGGAGCGAATCCCCGTCGAGCAGCGGGCGGAGGCGGCGGTGATCGCGTGGATGCGCCACCAGACCACCGCGTACGACGACATGAAGGTGGCGCGGGTGAAGGGTGCCCGCCGCGAGGTCCGCCGGGAGCTCGCGGAGATCTCACGGGCGGTGCTCGAGCTCCATCGGCGCGACGTTCCCCACGGCGTGGCCTCCTGCCCGCTCTGCAGCGCGCTCGCACGCCTCCCCGCCTGA
- a CDS encoding DUF6691 family protein, protein MKTIGMQGFVAFVAGLLFALGLAVGGMTEPGNVIGFLDFAGEWKPALGFVMAGAVGVSAITWRIVRRREAPICAGDFNLPTRRDLDARLIGGAAIFGIGWGLGGYCPGPGLVSLATGAPSAFVFVASMIGGTWLASAWERSRQTAAAEPSKLA, encoded by the coding sequence ATGAAGACGATCGGGATGCAGGGGTTCGTCGCTTTCGTCGCCGGCTTGCTCTTCGCCCTGGGCCTGGCCGTGGGAGGAATGACCGAGCCGGGGAACGTGATCGGCTTCCTCGACTTCGCCGGCGAGTGGAAGCCCGCGCTGGGCTTCGTGATGGCCGGCGCCGTCGGCGTGTCCGCGATCACCTGGCGGATCGTCCGCCGCCGAGAGGCGCCGATCTGCGCAGGCGACTTCAATCTGCCTACCCGGCGCGACCTCGACGCACGGCTGATCGGCGGCGCCGCGATCTTCGGGATCGGCTGGGGCCTCGGCGGCTACTGCCCGGGCCCGGGTCTCGTGTCGCTCGCCACCGGTGCGCCCAGCGCGTTCGTCTTCGTGGCGTCCATGATCGGAGGCACCTGGCTTGCGAGCGCCTGGGAGCGATCCCGGCAGACCGCCGCCGCCGAACCGTCGAAGCTCGCGTGA
- a CDS encoding YeeE/YedE family protein, which translates to MDWISIKWALGGGVLIGVSASLLLLFNGRVAGISGILGGLVSRQPGKIWRALFVAGLVVGGAVAYAAMPGRFDASAAPSLPLVAIAGALVGIGTRLGSGCTSGHGVCGISRLSPRSIVATLTFMATGALSVLVVRLVGGLE; encoded by the coding sequence ATGGATTGGATTTCGATCAAGTGGGCACTGGGCGGCGGCGTCCTGATCGGCGTGAGCGCGTCGCTCCTGCTGCTCTTCAACGGCAGGGTCGCCGGGATCAGCGGGATCCTGGGCGGCCTGGTCTCGCGTCAGCCCGGCAAGATTTGGCGCGCGCTCTTCGTGGCCGGCCTCGTGGTTGGCGGCGCGGTCGCGTATGCCGCGATGCCGGGGCGCTTCGATGCGAGTGCCGCGCCCTCGCTCCCCCTCGTTGCGATCGCGGGTGCGCTCGTGGGAATCGGGACGCGTCTCGGCAGCGGCTGCACCAGCGGTCACGGCGTCTGCGGCATCAGCCGGCTCTCGCCGCGCTCCATCGTCGCGACCCTCACCTTCATGGCGACCGGCGCGCTGAGCGTGCTGGTGGTGCGTCTCGTGGGAGGACTGGAATGA